A window of Zonotrichia leucophrys gambelii isolate GWCS_2022_RI chromosome 6, RI_Zleu_2.0, whole genome shotgun sequence genomic DNA:
agctggagagcagccccgtggaaagggacctgggggccCTGGTCAGTGGGAAGTTGACCATGAGCCAGCAGGAATCTgtgtcagaggaggtttaggctggatgtTGGGAAGAGgattttcacccagagggtggccaggcactggaacagaggagtggtcacagcaccaagcctgccaGAGTTCAATAcgtgtttggacaatgctctcaggcacacggtgtgattcttggggctgtcctgtgcagggccaggagctggactcgatgatcttcagaggtcccttccagctgaggatattctatgattctattacATCATGCTTCAGGAGAGAAAAACCCCtttacacattttaaattattgttcCTGTAGAACTTACAATCTTTCTTTAAAGTCTAGTTCACACAACATTACTGCATTATTGGACATGTCACTGAATTAAATATGACTACAGAATTCAATTACCATCAATGGGATCATGAAATACGTTATTTTCATCTGCAAAACTTCTGGTGCCTGAAATATTCCCATAATCAAATATTGGTCCTTCCAACAGGGTCACGATATCTATTCGATTAATTTTTGTCAATACAGAAGTTAAGgcatcagctgaaaaaaaaaaaagcaaaacacatcaGAAAAAGGTTCAGCATTGCAGAACTGTGTGATCATTTTTCTCAATTACATTCAAACTGCATTACTTACAAATTACTGTCATGTCCCAATGCCTTTGGTTCTAGCAAAGCCCAGCATTTGCCTGAGCAGTCATTCAGCTGCCTACTTATTCAACATACACATCTATTATGAGTCTACACTTTCTCCAAGTATAATTACATTACAACACAAAAGGCACAAAGAATAAGGTCAGATAGTTCTTAAAGAACATATTTACTTACTACTGacacaaaatattcttttactGGAGTGTAAAGGGAGAGTAAAAATCCTTTTACCATTCTGTTTTGAGGCAGAATATGCAGTCATGTAGGTAATAATGCATATAAGGCTATTCATGCAGTACATCATGAAATCTCATTTACAGTAATCCTGTTGTGAGAGCACAGTAATACTGGAAATCACTTCTACAGTGAAAGAGATCAAAGGAGACTCAAATGGTGTGTAGGAGTTGGTGGATCAGAGAAGGGTAACGAACACCATTCACACCTCACAAAAATCAACCCCTCTCTTTCAATTTGAGCAATTCAAGTGAAATGTACAGATGATAAACTCATAATCATCAGCACAGAATCAGCGTCTCCATCACTCCTCATAGGAGGAGTTTAGTCTTTTCCTATGACCTGCAAATTAGTGAGACTACCTAAACTTTCCAGGCAGTCATTTCCATGTTCTACATTCCTTGCTATTGGAAAGTTTTGCCTTTTATTGTCTTTACTGGAGCTCAAGTTCATTACCTGTTCTATCAGTTATGGATGTGGAGAACAGATCATTTCCTTCTGCATATATAGTGAATAAATATGACATATTTCTGACTCCTGGTAAAAATGCACCTGAAACTTCTTTTTTCATTGATGGTTTGTGAAGGACATTCATAATGTTTTCTTCAACTTGGCAACAACTGAAATGGGCTATAACTTATAAACAACAAAAGTAACTACTTGAACTTACTTGTAGCATTTTTCCCATCTCTGGTAAcccatttttttaataacatgaAGCTTTGAGCAATAAGAGAATTCGGGTTTTCTACTCGGATTTGATTTATTTCATCCACAGAAAAATTCAGTTCTCTTGCCAGTTctataaagacaaaaaaagcaagcgagaaaagaaaacaaacccaaaaacaccaaagaaagcaaaaatcccTCAATTGTGTTGTCAAGCTTAAAAAAACTAACTTTCATAAAAACTAACATAGGTCACAGAGACATCAACAAAACTCCCTGACACAAACTTTACAGATAACAATGAACATGGCATTATATCCCCATACTTCCTAAGCCTCTCAGCTCCTTGGGAGAACATCCCGACAGGAAAGCCATTCAGctattttctctttgatttaCCGAAAGATCAAGGAATAATTTCCTATTAGGCATCTTTGCCCAGCAACACATTGCACATTTTGGGAAGCTGTGAATTTGGCAGAGCCTGATGCAGTCTTGCTGCGTCTTTTGGTAAAAGAATACCTAAACACATGCAATAGCAAAGACAGATTTCAATATCAAAGCAGAAAAGCTTACCTGTCCAGCTAAGTCCTAGGTGATCAGCTACAATTGCCATCCTTATATCTGTCCGTTCACATGGACTCTGTGGACCTGTGATTTACAATTTCTCAATTAAAAAGGTTTTGCACAGAAAACCACAATACCGGATAATagtttataataaataatagcTTTAATTGACTAAGTTGACAGTGCTTATATTGTTTACTAGAATGGTTGTGTGACCTAATAAcctacaaaacaaaattttttcaCAACTTTTAGATTTTCACCTGTGTAAAGCCAAAATGTAAAACTACATGATGTCGTGTAATGAAACCAAACATGCTGACAATCTATCTGTTAGACTGTAGACAAGTTGTTGAATTACTGGTGAAAACCACCAAGGCCAGATTATTGTCTATTTTCTCTACTTTGACAGAACAAATATACTGTCACAAAAGACATCTTTCAATTTCTGAGTTACATCAATTTCTGAGTTACATGAATGTAGCTTTGGCATGCTTCACTAGCTTTCTACAGTACAGAATTTgtttgaaggaagaaaaaagagaataagaCAGCACATACAGATGACAATGACAGAATGAAAACTACAGTTAAGTCACTCCACAGGCAATCACAACAGTTCATGCACTAGGATCAACAAGTTGAAAGTTTTACAAACTAGGCTTGATCTCCACGAGGTGAGCCATGAGAGCTCCAGAAACCTGACTGCCTTCATTCTCACCAGTCCTCTtactcctcctcctctcacTGTCGGCCTTTTCACTCTTTGATTTTATAGATGCTGCCTCTGTTCTCATGTCTCTAGCAGACTTCGGTGTAATGGAAGGCAGGTAAACTTGAGTAGCTTCTGATAAGGATGTGTTCCTTGATGTACTGTCTTCTTCATCATCAGAGACCTCTGACTGcatctttttctcttcatcaGAAAGACGATCCACAAGCTTTAATGTCTCACCACTAATTCCCTTAAAATATTCAATAGAATGTTTACATACCTCCCTaagctgatttttctttactttaaCTGTTGTCATGGTGACGGAGGTAGATCTTACCTTTACTGGTAATTTAGAAGgaagttgttttggtttttctttctctacctGCTCTTGttttggcagggctggagtTCTTCTAGCTACATTACTCCTATGTGTGTTTTTTACAGGAATCCTAGACCTTGCTTCTAGACAGGGagaagaattattttgttttgctttgtcgGGCTTACTAGCCTCTTTCGCTTTACTCCCTGTATTGCTTTGGAGATTATTTTGGGAAAAGACTTGTTTTACTGAGCTGGCCTTTACAGGAAGCTTTGATTTTCCTCTAGCTCCTACCAACTCTGTTGACTTTTGCTGCTCTCCGTGTGGCTTTTGCTTATCTCTTACTCTGTGTCCTTGTGTTGTCCCTGTACCTTTTCCTGAAGTGCTTTTCGCTTGATTAGCTTTCTGGAGGGAACATTTCGGTTCCAAATGTTCTTTTAGCACTACATTACAGGGAATATCATCTGTAGGGACAGCAGATGAATCCaaattgttgttgttattaaaattatcttttggaaaatcagtgttttctgtttgcCTACAGCTCGTCTGGCTAGAAGCTGAACTCGCAATCACTTCTACAGTTTCATTTTCTAATCCCTCACCACTTGGCATCACAGCTTCTATCTTATCTGTCACTTCTCCAGGGCCATCTTTCTTCAGAGTCATGGTGGaagcagaaattcccattttaattGGTGTGCGCAATTTGGGATCAACTTTGGAAGCGTTTACTGCTGCCGATGATTTCTCCAGGGAGTTACTACCAAGTGTTTGTTCCATGCAATCTCCACTGGCCTGGATGCCGGGCTTATTTTCAACTGCTGTTGTTTCTACTGGTCTCTCTAGGGTTGTTTCTACagtgctgtcccctgcctgtggctgtgtgATGGCAGTGACTGTACTTTTATCCCCTTCCCCCTTGTCCCCTGACTTCCCTTCAGAAGTATGCTCACCAATCTGAAAAAATTGGAGTCTTTCTTCAACAAAATCCCTCTTGCTCATGTCAATTGCACCACTGCGAGTCATCTCAAACATCTTCCCCTCATGAAATGGGAAGGGGTTGGGCTCGCTAGTTGGCGTACTCTCATCTGTTGGAGTTCTGGCTGGTGTGGTGTCAGGTGTTGTTGCTTGAGATCTGTCTTCCACTGCCAGACCAAATGGCTTAGCCTCATCCTCCCTCGATTTAGTCTCAAACACTTCATCGTCACCTCGGTTATTCGACCACGGGTCAAAATCTAGACTCTTGGTGGCCACAGTTTTGAAGGGTGTCGCGAATTCTTCGTCTACTTTGTAACTGAAATACGAGTCAGGAAATACAGTCCTGTCAGGGTGTCTGccttccaaagagaaaaactgtGCCCCTGACTTCTTATCGCTCTTATCTCCAGCTTTGTCAGAAGATGGACCTTTGGAAGGTGTCTTGTCTTCTTCAGGGCCTACCTTGCCTTCCTCCTCAATGACTTCAAGCTTACTCTGGCTAAAGCAGCGATCAGTCTGCTTTAGAATGCCTTCTGTAGTCCATACGTCCTTTTTGGTTTCAACTGCCGGACCTGCAAGTTTAGAATCACTCTCAGTTAAACCATCATCTTCATCTTGCAAATCATAACCGTCCAGAGAGTCAATCTCTGTCGCATCGGTATCATGGGAGAATTCTGCAGTGGTTGCTATGGAACACTCTGTGACAGACTGGTCATTGTTACTCCCATTTTGCACTACATCATTCTGGGGTGAATCAACCCCATTGTCAAACTCATTGGGTTTCCCAGAAGTGGGATGTCCTAACTCTTTCTGTTTCTCAATCTTTTCAGGGGCTTTGGGTTTTGAGGTCTCTTTGTGGTCATCTTCCAGCTCTTTCAGTTTGAACGTATACTTTTTAAGCGGAACGGGCTGATAGAGGGATTCATCATCACTGGAGTCACTGACATCTGCTCCCGGTGGCACAGGAGAAGGTGGCTGCACTCTGATGACAGGTTCAGCCAGCTGGCACTTGTCGTGTTCATCTTGCAAGTTCACTTCAGTCATCTCCATCTCACTCTCAGTGGAATAATGAGGCTTCTTTTCTGATTCACCTTGATCTGCATCCAgtggtggaggaggagggaattCAATATAGGCAACTCTGTTACCTTTGGGTCTTTTGTTAGAGTCCTTATTTATGAGATTAGGTAATGTTTTGTCAATCTGTGGTTCCTCAACCTCTGCCTGTTTCACAGATGTTGTCTTAgcctctgcttcctcctctgaCTCCTCAGACACCTCAGGAATAGGGCTGGGCTTGCCTGGGATATAAGCTATTAGTGAGTCAGGTGTTTTAGATGTAAACTCGTAACTCACTTCCTCTGAACTCGGTGTTTCTGGTGTTAAAGGGCTTTTACCAGAGCTGTCTATAAAGGACACTTGTTCTAGCGTGTCATCCTCTGGACTACCTTGTGGAGAAGGAGGCTGTTTCTGCTGCCTAGCTGTGTAAAATGTCCCCCTCGTCTCTTGTACTGTCTTACTTTCCTGActgacaatttttttaatactacCTTGTTGCACCTCTTTCTCATATTGCTTTCCTACTTGAACAAAACTGACATAAACAGGTAAAgtcttaatttcttttactCCCTCAGTGCTCACTAGCGGTGCAACTTTATTCAAGTAATCACTGGCACCGGGGTCAGCTATGTCACTTGAAGGAAATTCCTTTCCTGGGCTACATTCTAAAGAATCTGGTGATTTGCTAGGGGATAGCTCTGTTTCCTCAGCAGGAGGACTTAGACCTATTGAGCTCTGCTGCTTGGTAACCTTTCTGATTTCTGAATGCTTTACTTTTTCATCTTCCACATAATCAATCTGCCTTTCAACTTTCTCCTGAATCACAGCTGATTGGGATACTTTAGCTGAAAGTTCATAGACACCATCAAGCATGGCTCTCTTCTCCTCAACAATTCTGACTGGGATATGGGACACAgcaatttcttctttccttttggaTACTTTATCAGCCACTTCACCATTACGTTCCCCCTCCCTGACAACAAATTCTCTGTATAAAACCCTTTTTGAGGGGGATTTTACAGTCAGTTCCTTCACTTCTTCCGAATGGATTCCATTTGAGGCCACTTTGTGCTCTGTCACAGTGATAAATTCACTTTTTTGGTCAGTTTTAGATTCAGCATGATCAACATGGTTTTCTTTTACTGTATCTGGAACCAGCACATGTgaaagcttttccttctgcGTTTTATGGTTAGAAGTTCCAGGACTTTCCCACGTCCTATAGATTTTTTTGTCCCAGTGTCCCTTCGCCGTTGAGTCTGAGCCATACACCAGGTCTTTTGCCCGTGGTTCTGAAATGCATTCTGCCACGCCTTTCCTCATCTCAGTTCTTTGTGTGTCTGAAGCACGAGAGTCTTCCACAGCTTTCCCTTTACCTGGAACAAGGTCTTCCTGTATTTTCACCTCTTTCTGTAAAGCTGTGCTCCCATCAATGACCTCTATTTGCTTTGCGTGCTTCTCTCTTGAATAGGACTGATACACTGGTAACTTACtttcttgcaatttttttaCTGGAATTTTGGACTGACCATCcagctttttctcttcttgagTTACGTCCTTACTTCTGGGACTTATACCTTGCTCAAATTTAAGCCTAATGGAACTGAGCTTTGATTGCTTCAGCTGAAATCCAGTCTCAGGCACTCCAGTCTGCTGAGCGCTTCCTTTGTGTTCCATAGTTCGTTTAGAGTCCTCTGCAGGTTGCACATATATCCTTTTTTCAGGACTGCTGGGCAAACTGGATGCTTTCCTTTCATCCACCTTGGGAAAGCACTTCCCATCGTGTGCATACTGCTTCACCTTACTCCAATCATCCCCAGATGATGGCAATTCAGAGAGCAGAACCTTctcggggctgctgctggcagagctctggctaGAATGTATTTCCTTGCCATTTTTtttatgctgctttttctctggAGACTGTAGCTCATCATTCAACTTCTCTGTTTTATCCCGAAAAAACTGGGATACTTCAGTcagtttttcttctgcctctttAACAGTCCTGTCCACCCTGTCTTCATATATCAACTTTTCTCTACCTCTGTCTAATCTGTCCTCAGTAAAGCGCATCCACATTGCATGTTTGTGACTACTAACATCTCCAGTGTAGTGTAACACTGTCACTTTATCATAATGATCCTCCTTAGACATTTTACCTACACCATTTTCAGATACATCTTTATAGATTTTGGAGATAATCTCTTTTTTGGGGGCAGTAGCTACTTTTTCTCTGCATCGTTTATCAGTCCCCTGTAACTCTACACTAAGGGGTAGAGCATGGTCAGTAACTGACTCCTCAGTATCAGAATGAGACACATCTAGCTTTTCTGAAAGAAGCATTTTCTCAGCAAACCTGTAAGACTCCCCTCTTAGTTCTGACAACTCATCATCATGGTATTCTACTGAGTGCTGACTCAAAAGCTTCAGTGTTTTGTAAGAGTCATCAGACATGAGTTGAGCAGAACTAGGGCGACTGTCTTCTTCCTGGGACACGGGAGTGTTAACTCTAGAGGATTCCAGATAAGAAGGAAGTGACTCTTCGGCCGTGAGCTCCTCTTCTTCTTGCTGACCTTGTTCGTCTGAACAAGGAAAAGCATCATGTTTTTCCAACTCTTTTAAGTTAATATCTCCCCGAGGTAAGTCTTTCTGATATAcatacatttctttttctggatgcttttttgtttctctaatAATGACTTCAGTAGGTTCAGCCTGATTACCTTGTTCAATATGGACCTCTATTATTCGCTCCAGTTTGGGTTTCATTTTGCTGTCCTTCTCTGCATGTTGTGGTGAAGTTTCAGCAGACTTGCTAACATCGGGCGTTACTGATGATTTATGTTCAAACAGACCTGCCAGTTCTTTGGAAGGGTCACGTCCAGACTGAAAGGCTTTCATTATGTCATGAACAGACATTGTTTCCTCAATTCTTTCAGAGGTGCTTTCTGTGCACGGAGGTTTATGATAAACCATCCTAGTTGTTGTAGTGATATGAGTTTCTTCTTTTACTCGGACACCTTTACCAAGGACGCACTTATGGTCGTCCTCTTCACTGCCACTGGCTTTCATTTGAAAAGCTTTAACCTTCTCTTTAATGGACCCAGAAGGTTTTTGCTCCAGCTCCATAAATGTAGGGGAAGGTTTTGAAGCTGGTAGCTCCTCTGCCTTCTGCTCTGGAATATCTTCCGAAGATGGTTCGTAGCTGCGGATGACGTGAACTACTTCAGTTCTTGTTTCTGTAATGACAGGAGGGATGGGCACATCATGGAAAAGTGGTTTTGGCCCTGTGCTTTCAGCACTTTGTGGGGCAGAAGGTGTCTTTTCGCTCCTCGTTTCAAAGCCACTGTCAGACAAGGGACTTTTATCTTGATCATGTTGAGAAAAGTCATCTGGAGACTCCAAAATAGTGTCTGTTCCAAAAAAGGAGTCTGCAATTTTACATAACTCCTTTTCCGATGTTGAAGGCCTCATGGAGGCTGGAGGCATTTTAAGTTTATGTTCCTGCAAAGCGATGGCTGGTTTTAAAATGCGCTTTTGTCTCTCTtcaccttcttttttcccctcttcaaaCTTGTACTTTATGTTTGTTAATGAACTGCTACCGATATCATTCGCTAAGTAATCAATAACTTTTGACAAGCTATAATCCTTTTCCGACAtggttttagttttaatttGGACCTTCTCTGGAACAGATATAGGAGGGCTTGTCAAAGCTTGCTGTCTCGCTTCATCAATCTCCTCTGTACTGAACTCTACCCAGTCATCCTCAGACAGGTGTCCTTGATCACTTTTGGGTACTTTAGCCGACCCTTTACTTTCTAAACACACATCCTTTTTCAGAATCTCACTAACTTTTACTAAGTcctcttttactttctcaacAATTTTAAAGGGCTCTTCATCATCAATTCTACCCTCTTTTGGTATGTCAGGTTGGAACGGCTTGTCCTCTGCGACATCTGTCTGCAATATCGCAGTCATTCTTATCAGATCCTCTTTCATTTCAGCAACATCTTTCAGTATCTCCTGACTGGAGGATAAGGAAGATGGTGTGGACAGTTTGAGAGCAGAGGGTGCTAAAAACAAGGATGATTTTATTGGAGATGAAGTTCGAGTAAAGGTAGGCTGCGTGCGCGCCTCTGTAGTCAATGTTTTAATAGGTGACAGTAATGCAGCGGCTGATTTTGTAAGCGAAGACGACTCTGGGAGCTTCTTTAATGCTGGTTCAGACAAAACATTGACTACAGAATATACTGGCACTGTTATTGTTGATGAAGTTACTGATGAGGTAGTTGCAGATATTGACCCAAGGGCTGTGTACAAAGCACCTGCAGGAGGAGTTCTCATTGACTGGAAAGCTGATGGTGCTGAAGACACAAATGACCTGAGTGGAGAAAATGACATTGTTGTAGCTGTTGAAAACACTCTCTCAGCCGTGTCAGCAACTGCGTTAGCAGCACAAGTTGCAGaatgtgcagctgcagagatctTGTCTTGAAAAACACCTGCAGCTTTGGATCCATTTATTAAGTTGGCAGAGGATGGGTATTTCAGAGGTGACACAGACCCATTGAGCAATGGTACATCTGTGTGCCCAGCTACATGTTTTGCTGGCGACGAGAGAGACGAGGCCATCATGACTTTAGTGGATGAAACAGCATCAACTGCTGACTTAGCAGGTGACACCACTGACTTTAGAGGGGACGATAAAAGTGAGGATGCTGATGTGATGACCGATTTAAGCGGCAAGCTCGAAGAGTACATGTTAATGTTGGATTTGGGGGATGCTGGAGGCGTCATGGTTATGGATGATCTCTCCAAGAGAGATCCTGCTGTAGTCACTGGAGATGTCCGAGAGGGGAATGTGGTAGTGGAGGCCAGCCCTTTGAGACTGGCAGCTTCTGTGACTGCGGGAGCTCTGATGAAAGAGCCTGAAGTGACCTGCATGTTGTAGGGAGGCTGCGAGACCACAGTTTTTATTGGCGAAGAGATTGTCCGAAACGATCTAATCGGAGATGCTACATCACTAACAGATTTAACTGAAGACGTGGTAGAAGCTCCTAACGTGGATTTGATTGGAGAAGTAGAAGAAACAGACCATATTGATTTTAATGGGGAAGCTGTAGGAGTGTTAGAGGAAGAGCTTGATAAGGAAGTGAAGCCTGATTTGGTTTGCCCAGGCACTGTAATTGGAGCTGTTGTCCATGACTGATATGGCCGTGTTGAAAAGAATGGCTTGTATGAGTAAGTAGCAGGTAGGGATCTTGTTGCTCCTGCACTCCGTTCAACTGTTTCTTAAATtgttaaattaaaatcaaacataaaaatcaacaaaaatgGTTGAAAAACAGAGAGACCAGAGAAGAAAATTGGTCAGTAAACGTTGTAATATTACAAAAAGC
This region includes:
- the ANK3 gene encoding ankyrin-3 isoform X19; this encodes MAHAASQLKKNRDLEINAEEETEKKRKHRKRSRDRKKKSDTNASYLRAARAGNLEKALDYLKNGVDINISNQNGLNALHLASKEGHVEVVSELIQRGASVDAATKKGNTALHIASLAGQAEVVKVLVTNRANVNAQSQNGFTPLYMAAQENHLEVVKFLLDNGASQSLATEDGFTPLAVALQQGHDQVVSLLLENDTKGKVRLPALHIAARKDDTKAAALLLQNDHNADVESKMMVNRTTESGFTPLHIAAHYGNINVATLLLNRGAAVDFTARNDITPLHVASKRGNANMVKLLLDRGAKIDAKTRDGLTPLHCGARSGHEQVVEMLLDRGAPILSKTKNGLSPLHMATQGDHLNCVQLLIQHNVPVDDVTNDYLTALHVAAHCGHYKVAKVLLDKKANPNAKALNGFTPLHIACKKNRIKVMELLLKHGASIQAVTESGLTPIHVAAFMGHVNIVSQLMHHGASPNTTNVRGETALHMAARAGQTEVVRYLVQNGAQVEAKAKDDQTPLHISARLGKADIVQQLLQQGASPNAATTSGYTPLHLSAREGHEDVASVLLDHGASLSIITKKGFTPLHVAAKYGKIEVANLLLQKNASPDASGKSGLTPLHVAAHYDNQKVALLLLDQGASPHASAKNGYTPLHIAAKKNQMDIATTLLEYGADANAVTRQGIAPLHLASQDGHVDMVSLLLARSANVSLSNKSGLTPLHLAAQEDRVNVAEVLVNQGAAVDAQTKMGYTPLHVGCHYGNIKIVNFLLQHSAKVNAKTKNGYTPLHQAAQQGHTHIINVLLQHGAAPNELTVNGNTALAIAKRLGYISVVDTLKVVTEETMTTITVTEKHKMNVPETMNEVLDMSDDEVRKANAPEILSDAEYLSDVEEAGEDAMTGDTDKYLGPQDLKELGDDSLPAEGYMGFSLGARSASLRSFSSDRSYTLNRSSYARDSMMIEELLVPAKDQHLTFQREFDSDSLRHYSWAADTLDNVNLVSSPIHSGFLVSFMVDARGGSMRGSRHHGMRIIIPPRKCTAPTRITCRLVKRHKLASPPPMVEGEGLASRLVEMGPAGAQFLGKLHLPKSPPPLNEGESMVSRILQLGPQGTKFIGPVIVEIPHFGSMRGKERELIVLRSENGETWKEHQYDSKHEDLTEILNGMDEELDSAEELEKKRICRIVTKDFPQYFAVVSRIKQESNQIGPEGGVLSSTTVPRVQAAFPEGALTKRIRVGLQAQPVPEEIVKKILGNKATFSPIVTVEPRRRKFHKPITMTIPVPPPSGEGVTNGYKGDTTPSLRLLCSITGGTSPAQWEDITGTTPLTFSNDCVSFTTNVSARFWLADCHQVLETVGLATQLYRELICVPYMAKFVIFAKMNDPVESNLRCFCMTDDKVDKTLEQQENFEEVARSKDIEVLEGKPIYVDCYGNLAPLTKGGQQLVFNFYAFKENRLPFSIKVRDTSQEPCGRLSFLKEPKTTKGLPQTAVCNLNITLPAHKKTEKADRRQNFVSLALRKRYSYLTEPGMIERSAGATRSLPATYSYKPFFSTRPYQSWTTAPITVPGQTKSGFTSLSSSSSNTPTASPLKSIWSVSSTSPIKSTLGASTTSSVKSVSDVASPIRSFRTISSPIKTVVSQPPYNMQVTSGSFIRAPAVTEAASLKGLASTTTFPSRTSPVTTAGSLLERSSITMTPPASPKSNINMYSSSLPLKSVITSASSLLSSPLKSVVSPAKSAVDAVSSTKVMMASSLSSPAKHVAGHTDVPLLNGSVSPLKYPSSANLINGSKAAGVFQDKISAAAHSATCAANAVADTAERVFSTATTMSFSPLRSFVSSAPSAFQSMRTPPAGALYTALGSISATTSSVTSSTITVPVYSVVNVLSEPALKKLPESSSLTKSAAALLSPIKTLTTEARTQPTFTRTSSPIKSSLFLAPSALKLSTPSSLSSSQEILKDVAEMKEDLIRMTAILQTDVAEDKPFQPDIPKEGRIDDEEPFKIVEKVKEDLVKVSEILKKDVCLESKGSAKVPKSDQGHLSEDDWVEFSTEEIDEARQQALTSPPISVPEKVQIKTKTMSEKDYSLSKVIDYLANDIGSSSLTNIKYKFEEGKKEGEERQKRILKPAIALQEHKLKMPPASMRPSTSEKELCKIADSFFGTDTILESPDDFSQHDQDKSPLSDSGFETRSEKTPSAPQSAESTGPKPLFHDVPIPPVITETRTEVVHVIRSYEPSSEDIPEQKAEELPASKPSPTFMELEQKPSGSIKEKVKAFQMKASGSEEDDHKCVLGKGVRVKEETHITTTTRMVYHKPPCTESTSERIEETMSVHDIMKAFQSGRDPSKELAGLFEHKSSVTPDVSKSAETSPQHAEKDSKMKPKLERIIEVHIEQGNQAEPTEVIIRETKKHPEKEMYVYQKDLPRGDINLKELEKHDAFPCSDEQGQQEEEELTAEESLPSYLESSRVNTPVSQEEDSRPSSAQLMSDDSYKTLKLLSQHSVEYHDDELSELRGESYRFAEKMLLSEKLDVSHSDTEESVTDHALPLSVELQGTDKRCREKVATAPKKEIISKIYKDVSENGVGKMSKEDHYDKVTVLHYTGDVSSHKHAMWMRFTEDRLDRGREKLIYEDRVDRTVKEAEEKLTEVSQFFRDKTEKLNDELQSPEKKQHKKNGKEIHSSQSSASSSPEKVLLSELPSSGDDWSKVKQYAHDGKCFPKVDERKASSLPSSPEKRIYVQPAEDSKRTMEHKGSAQQTGVPETGFQLKQSKLSSIRLKFEQGISPRSKDVTQEEKKLDGQSKIPVKKLQESKLPVYQSYSREKHAKQIEVIDGSTALQKEVKIQEDLVPGKGKAVEDSRASDTQRTEMRKGVAECISEPRAKDLVYGSDSTAKGHWDKKIYRTWESPGTSNHKTQKEKLSHVLVPDTVKENHVDHAESKTDQKSEFITVTEHKVASNGIHSEEVKELTVKSPSKRVLYREFVVREGERNGEVADKVSKRKEEIAVSHIPVRIVEEKRAMLDGVYELSAKVSQSAVIQEKVERQIDYVEDEKVKHSEIRKVTKQQSSIGLSPPAEETELSPSKSPDSLECSPGKEFPSSDIADPGASDYLNKVAPLVSTEGVKEIKTLPVYVSFVQVGKQYEKEVQQGSIKKIVSQESKTVQETRGTFYTARQQKQPPSPQGSPEDDTLEQVSFIDSSGKSPLTPETPSSEEVSYEFTSKTPDSLIAYIPGKPSPIPEVSEESEEEAEAKTTSVKQAEVEEPQIDKTLPNLINKDSNKRPKGNRVAYIEFPPPPPLDADQGESEKKPHYSTESEMEMTEVNLQDEHDKCQLAEPVIRVQPPSPVPPGADVSDSSDDESLYQPVPLKKYTFKLKELEDDHKETSKPKAPEKIEKQKELGHPTSGKPNEFDNGVDSPQNDVVQNGSNNDQSVTECSIATTAEFSHDTDATEIDSLDGYDLQDEDDGLTESDSKLAGPAVETKKDVWTTEGILKQTDRCFSQSKLEVIEEEGKVGPEEDKTPSKGPSSDKAGDKSDKKSGAQFFSLEGRHPDRTVFPDSYFSYKVDEEFATPFKTVATKSLDFDPWSNNRGDDEVFETKSREDEAKPFGLAVEDRSQATTPDTTPARTPTDESTPTSEPNPFPFHEGKMFEMTRSGAIDMSKRDFVEERLQFFQIGPQSPCERTDIRMAIVADHLGLSWTELARELNFSVDEINQIRVENPNSLIAQSFMLLKKWVTRDGKNATTDALTSVLTKINRIDIVTLLEGPIFDYGNISGTRSFADENNVFHDPIDGWQPDSSSVSEAPTSGRRIGGSLLDRLDESSDQCRDSVTSYVKGEAGKPETNGSLSESTSEAKTKSYIQEALNDVGKHSDKETLKTKSQISTGTDEQTLSSAAYQKSLEETSKPTTEGSKTSVPVSVKKMGWSTSEDGKPRTSIQEEEGAVMSEQKGEEAKNIPGESVTEEQFTDEEGNVITRKITRKVVRRVVIPHERKVGEMQGEAYKVKTKKEVRHVEKKSYS